The genomic interval CGTGCAGGGCCGCGTTCGTGGCGAGCTTGTCGCCGCACAGTTCGATGACCTGCGCGGGGTTGATGACCTTCACGCCGAAGCCTTCGAGGGCGCGGGTCACGGCGTGACCGCGGCTCTGGCTGACGCAGCGTTCAATGGCGACCTTCCAGGGCACCTGGGTCTGGCCGCGCTCGTCGAAGGTGAGGTTGAGCTGCGGGGTGTACACCTTGTCGTAGGCCACCCCGAGAGCGTCGAGCGCCTCGAAGAGCATTTTCTCGTCGGGGCGGATGCGGTCGTACAGAACGGCGAGGTCAGCCATGCTGGTGTACCTGGGGGTGAAGCGGCGGACGGTCAGGCTTGGGGGACACCCCAGCCTGACCGCCGCGTGGCCGCTTTACTCGCCCCAGTCCTCCGCTTCCTGCGGGGCTGCCTCGAGGCGGGGGGGGTCGATGGACACGACCTCGTATTCCACGCCGGTTTCGTCGTCAATGACGAGTTCGCCGAGTTCGGGGTTGGTCAGCTCGATGGTCGCTCCGGTATCAGGGTTTTCAAATTGAACGGTAGGCATAGTCACTCCTTGCGTTTGTTAGGTTATCGGATTGATTGATTTACGAACGATATTGTCTAGGCAGATTCGTCGTCAGCGAGCTCAAGTTCAAACTTCACCTGGCAATGCGGACAGGTCATCAGGGTCACCTCCACCCCATCCGCGCTGCGGACCACCGGCGACGCCGCCAGCATCTCCGCCGTCACCTCAAACTCCTCGTCACAGTTCGGACAGGTCGTCATGGCGCCCAGCAGTTCCAGCTCGAACTCCTCGCCTCCCTCATTGCGCGTCACTTCCATCTCGCTGTGGCACGACGCGCACACAATCACGTCGCCGACCAGCAACTCCGCGCGGTCCTCATCGGTCAGTTCAAGCACTTCCGCACATACCGGGCAGTCAATCTCCAGGGTCGCCATGCGCTCAGTTTAGGCACTCTCTCCCGGGAACCGCCCGTACTTCTTGAAGAACGCCAGAATGCTTCCCTCTGCCAGCGCTTCCCGCAGGAACTCCGGTGGGGGCGGCAGTTGCACCGTACCGCCCCCGTACGTCAGCACGCCCGTGTTCACGTCCAGTGACACTTCATCCCCGTCCTGAAGGAGCCCGGTCAGGTCGTACTCAAAGGCAGGAATGCCCAGATTCAGGAGGTTCCGGTAGTGAATGCGCGCGAAGGAGGGCGCCACAATCGCGCCGATCCTCAGTTTCTTCAGGGCCTGCGGCGCGTACTCGCGGCTGCTGCCCAGCCCCCAGTTGCGCCCTCCGATCAGCACGTCCCCCGGCGCCACGGCCGCGGCAAACTCCGGGCGGATGTAATGAAACGCGAAGGTCTGAAAGACGTCCTCTCCCGCCATAAACGGCGCAAACTTGCCTGGCAGGATGTCGTCCGTGTTGACGCTGTCACCAAATTTCCAGATTCTGGGCATCACGTGCCTCCTTGAAGAAAGTTGAACGATGTTCAGTGCTGGCCAGTCACCGGCCTGGTCGCTCCCGGCCCAGGGACAACAACCCACCCCGCCGGTTTCCGCTGACCAAAACTGCGCCACGGGGCTTCACCGGTACCCGCGACCGCAGCCCGTTCGGTTCAGAGGGCCGCCACGTCTGCGGGGAGGGACACGCGGCCCATCACGGCAGTCGCCGCAGCCACAGCGGGGGACGCCAAGTAGATCCGGGCGTCCTTGTCGCCCATACGGCCGATGAAGTTCCGGTTGCTGGTGCTCACGCACACCTCCCCGGGGGCCAGCACGCCCTGATGGCGCCCCATGCACGGCCCGCACCCGGGCGTGCCCAGCACCGCCCCGGCACGCTGCAGGATGAGCAGCGTGCCGTCTGCCATGGCCTGTTCCATCACTTCGCTGCTGGCCGGAATCACCAGCAGGCGCGTACCGGGGGCCACGCGGTGCCCGCGCAGCACGTTCGCGGCCTCGTGCAGGTCCTCAATGCGGCCGTTCGTGCAGGTGCCGATGAACACCTGATCCACGGGCGTGTCACGCAGCTGTTCGCGCAGGTCCGCGACGTCATGAACGTTGTCTACCTCGCTGGGCGCACTCATGCGGGGGTTCAGGGCCGTCAGATCGATCTCGATGGCCTGGACGTAGGTGGCGCCCTCGTCCGGGTACACCCAGGCGGGCACGTCGTAACCGTAGGCGGTGAGAATCTCACCGCCCGGCACGACCAGTCCGGCCTTCGCGCCGGCTTCCACGCAGAGATTCGCCAGGGTCATGCGTTCCCCCCGCGTGAATCGGTCTCCGGCGTGCATCTCGATGCTCTGGTAGGTGGCGCCGTCCGCGCCGAGCCGCCGGATCATTTCCAGTGCGACGTCCTTGGCACTCACGCCGCTCCTCAGCTCGCCGGTGAAGGTGACCTTGACACTGTCGGGCACCTTCAGCCACGTCTTGCCACTTGCGGCGGCCAGCGCGATATCGGTGGCGCCCATGCCGCTGCCGAACGCGGCCACCGCGCCGTAGGTGGTGGAGTGACTGTCGCTGCCCAGCACGATCCAGCCGGGGCGGGCGAGGCCTTCTTCCATCAGCACCTGATGGCAGATGCCGCGGCCCACGTCGAACAGCCGCACGCCGGTCCGGGCCGCGTACTCGCGGGCTTCCTTCTGGGCCTGGGCGACACTGACGGTGCTGGCGGGCGCCACGTGGTCAATGACAATACTGACGCGCTCGGGGTATTTGGGGGTGGCGTTCAGGTCCCGCTGCATGCGTTCGATGAAGCTCTGGGCGATGGAGTCGACCACCATGACCTGGTCGACCTCGACCACGGCGAGGTCGCCTGCGTATACCGTCTGGGTTCCGCGGTGGGTCAGTATTTTTTCCGCCATGGTCTGGGGGCGGGGAGAAGCTGCTGTCATACCCTTCATGATGCCGCATCTCACGCCCCGCGGTGTGAGATTGAATGGATTTCGTGCAGAATACTTATCAAATGCAAGCATCTCGGATGCGTGGCGCCGGATCCCAGACGCCATCTGCGTTCCCTACTGGTCCCACCCACATCATTTCATCCCACTGTGCCCTTCCCCAGAGAAAAGGGTGAAGGTCCGCCCCATGACGTTCCCCTGACAGTCCCGCTGGACCGGGTGTCATGATGCACACCCATGAGCGGACCGGCCTCCCGCCCGCACCACACGCCGCCTCCCCTGGGCCGCGCCCTGGCGGCCGAAGCGTTAGGCACCTTCGTCCTGACTGCGGCCCGCACAGGCGCCGCGCGCCTCGCCGAGACCGGCCTGCTGCCGGAACCCGCCGCGCACGCCCTCCCACCCGGCCTGGTGATCCTCACCCTGATCTTCACGCTGGGCGACGTCTCCGGCGCGCACTTCAACCCGGCCGTGACCCTCGCGTTCGCCCTGCGCCGCGCGTTCCTCTGGGCACGCGCCCTGCCCTACCTGGCCGCCCAGGTGGGCGGCGCCGTGCTCGCCGCAGCCCTGCTGACCACGTTCATGCCCCTGCCCACCCCCACGGAACGCCTTCCGGCCGGCGGCGCCGCCCTGCTGGAGATCGCGTGTACGTGCCTGCTGGTCACCGTGGTGCTCTCCACTGCGCACCGCAACGACACGCTCAAGCCCGTGATGGGCATGATCGTGGGGTCCACCGTGGCCCTGGATCACTTCGTCTCCCACCCGGTGGCGGCCGTAAGCATGAATCCTGCCAGAAGCTTCGGGCCGGCCCTGCTCGCAGGGCACCTCAGCGGCAGCTGGCCGCACCTGCTCGCCCCGTTGGGCGGCGCACTTCTCGCCGTCGGGCTCGTCACCCTGCTGCGCGGCCGCGCGAATACACAGGAGTGCGAGGCGGCCCAGGGCAAGGCCAGCAGCGCCTGAGCAGCACGAAGACCGCGCCCGGCGCGACGGCGCGGGACGCGGCCTGCCCGTCACCTCAGATCGCGAGGCCCTGTGCGTGCGCGCTCACGTCGCGGCTTTCGTACTGACCGGGCGGCAGGCCGATGCTGGGCGTGTTCGCCTCGAATTCGTCACTCCAGCCCACGTCCTCGAGTGCTTTCTTCCACGCGCCGATACTCTCGTTGCGGTAGATGCGGTACGCGGCCAGGCCGACCTCCGGCCCGCCGCGGGCAATCACGCTCTCCACCCACGCCCATTTGGCAGACACGTTCCGCAGCTCGGCGGTGGTGCGCAGCTCCTTCTGAATCCGCTTCATGCGTTTCTCGATGGTCTGCACGCCCGCAAAGGGATCCGCGAAGTGAGGCGTGTGCCGTTTCGGCACGAACGGGCTGATCCCCAGCGCGATCCGGTTGATCTTCGCCAGGTCCTTCGTGAACGAGATCAGTTCAGTGATGTCGTCATCCGTTTCCGGACCCAGGCCGATCATCATGTACACCTTCACGCCCTTGAACCCCAGGTCGCGGCTGATGTGCGCGGTCTTGATCAGATCCTCGGTGGTGATGCCCTTTTTCAGCCAGCGGCGCAGGCGCTCGCTGGGCGCGTCGCTGGCGACCGTGAAGGTCCGCAGCCCGCCCGCCTTGAGAATCTCAGCCAGTTCGGCGTCCACAGTGTCTGCACGGATCGAGCTGACCCCCAGCTTGACGCCCCGGTCCGTGAGGGTGCGGCCCACGAACTTCGTGTGCGGGAAGTCACTCAGCGCCGCGCCCACCAGCCCGACCTTCTCCACCCAGTCCGGAATCACGTCCAGCAGTTCCTGCGCCTGGTTGTTGCGGTTCGGGCCGTACATGGTCCGCGCAAGGCAGAACGTGCAGGGCCGCGGGCAGCCGCGCTGCGCTTCGACGAGGAACATGTTGCTCAGTTCGCTGTGCGGCGTGACGATCTGGCTGTACGCCGGCAGAAGTTCCTTCGGGGCAGTGGCCCACTTCGGTTCGTGCGTGTGCCGGGCCGGCAGGAAGATGCCGGGCATGCCGTCGATCAGGTCGTAGAAGTCCTCGCGGGACGTCGCCTCGCGCAGCGCCTCGCTGACAACCGGAACGATCTGCTCGCCGTCCCCGATCACGATGATGTCCGCAAAGGGCGTCAGCGGGTAGGGGTTGCTGCTGGTGAAGGGGCCGCCGATCATGACGAGCGGGTCAGTCTCGTCGCGTTCTTCGCGCAGGGGCCGCATGCCGGCAACGTCAAGCGTGCGGATGATGTTCGTGAGATCGAGCTCGAATGAGACGCTCAGAGCGAACAGTTCACAGTCGCCTGCGTCCCGGCCGCTCTCCACGGTCGGCAGAGCCTGACTGGTGCGTTCGAACGCCTCGACATCATCGGGCAGGAAGGCGCGTTCGCAGGCGACGCCCTCTTCCTGGTTGAACATGCGGTAGATCACCTGGTAGCCCAGGGACGCCATACCCACGGAGTACCGGTTCGGGAAGGCGAGGGTGACGCGGATCGGGGCCTGTTTGGTGATGGTGCCGGTCTCAGCGTCCAGCAGGGGTTTCATGGTAGTGCGCCAGTAACTCAAGGGTCCTCCGGGGAAGCGGCCCGCGCCGGAGGGAGCCTGAGCGGTTCATCAGCCTGCGGCTGGGGCTCAGGGGGCGGCGCGCGTCACAATCTGCAATTCTACCGGATTTCGTTCCTTGAACTGAAGTACGCCTCACGGAAGAAGAGTACATTAGTGAAAGCTTTCACTATAAATCTTACGCGTGAAACTTTTACCTCTTAGATTATAGGCAGGGTGCTGGCTTCGAAGATCCGGAGACTCGTCCCAACCGGACATACCAGCACCCGGTCCCGGCGGGTACAACCAGCGCAGGGACACCAGGAACAGACCCCGCACGGGGGCGGTACGAGGAACCCCATGGCGCCCACGCCCAGCCGCAACCACCGTTGATCCACACCTTCGCAGTACCGAAGTTCACGGGAGCGGCGACCGGGTTCCGTCTGTTCCCGCTGCTCTGCTTCCAGGTCATGCCGCACAGCACGTTCAATGGACCATTCGGTCGCCGGCGGCTCCCGCTACAGCGGCACGGCGTTCAGGCGCCGCGCGCAAGTGTGGCGTGCTCCTCGCGCGTGAGCTCATCGGGAACCAGGTGGGTGGGGGCGCCGTACGTCTGCCACCAGCGGCTGCCGATGCGGTGCGTGAGACGTAAAGTGATCCAGCCCATCCATGCGGCCGTACAGGCGCCACACGCTGCCGATGACCTCAAGCGCTTCGGGGCCGTGCTGGAGGCCGGGGTCGTCAGCGGGTGCGGGCAGGGGCTCGCGGATGGGTTTTCGCGCTCCCGTTCTCCCCAGAGCTGCCACAGGCGGCGCACGACCGGACCGTTGCGCCAGGCATGCACGGCGGTGAAGGTGAGGGGGCGGCCCAGCAACGCCCGGCTGTGGGCGATGTACACGAGGTTATGCAGCTGCATCTGCGTCAGGCTGCGGCGTTCCTTGCCGGCCAGGCGGATGAATTCGTTGGCGATCACTTCGGCCGGGTACCCGGCGCGCCGCTCGGTGAAGTCTGCGGTTGCTGCCGTCCCCTTCCTTGTGCTTACTGCGGAACACATGCCAGCCGGAGCCGGTCAGTCCAATCGGCCCAGAAAGGCGTGGGTGACGTACGTCAGCGTGACCTTTCCCCTCTCGGCGTGGTGGTCGAAGGCGAGGTCCAGTTCCGCCTGCAGGGCCGGGAAGGCCGGCGCGTCCGGCGCAGGCAGGTAACTTACGCTGCCTGCCAGGGCGTGAAGGCGCTCCCGCGAGAGCGCGTTGCGCTGCTCGAACAGCCGCGTCTGGAACCCTCCAGGCAGGAGGCCCGGCAGTTGATCTTCCGGGACGCGGGTCGCGAGGGGCGGGGCGTCCTGCTCCGTGAACGCCCGGACCACCTCCCCATACACCCGGTTGAAGGGCGTGTCCGCGCCGCGCCAGTCGTTCCACACCAGCAGCACCTGTCCGCCGGGCCGCAGGACGCGCCGGAACTCCAGGACCGTGCGGGGCGGATCGAACCAGTGTGCCGCCTGCGCCGCCGTGATCAGGTTCACGCTCGCGCCAGGCAACCCGGTGGCTTCCGAGGTGCCGGCCTGCACCGTGAGGCGCCCGGCGGCCTGCTCGTCTGGAAACGCGGCGGCGAGGTGCGTGCGCATCTCCGGGTTCGGTTCCACAGCAGTGACCGTGGCCCCTTCATGGAGCAGCAGGCGGGTGAACAGGCCCGTGCCGGCACCGATGTCTGCGACACCGGCGCCCAGCAGACCGTCGTTCCTCAGCCAAGTGCCGAGTTCAGGCGGGTACCCGGGCCGCGCAGCGGCGTAGGCACCGGCGCGGCCCAGGAAGCGGTCCGGGTTCGACAGGGGCGTGCGGAGATCGCTCATACCCTGAGGATAGGGGCACGGCCGGGTCAGACGTCCAGAGGTTCGGGGACCGGATCGGGCGCCGGGTGCGTAGCCGCGGGCGCCGGCGGGCGGACCGGCTCTTCGTGCAGGGGCGTGGGCACAGGGGCGCGGGTCACGGGGGTGTGCGGACGCACGGGGGCGGTGGGTCGCCACGCGCTGGCCACAAAGTAGACCGCACCGGACAGCAGGCCCGTGAGCATCAGGAACCACAGCAGTCGCCCCAGCACCCCGGCGGCCCCCACAATAAACACGCCCAGCCCGGTCAGCAGCTGCCCCAGCAGCCACACGGCGCCCAGGGCCGTGACGGCCAGCAGCACCACGCCCGCCAGGGCCAGCAGGAGTCGCGTCATGGCAGGCAGTCTAGAGCATTCACCTGGCCCCGCCTGAACACAGCGTGGACGGGCGTGGGGCGTGCCGTACCCTGGCGGGCGTGAACAGAGTGGAGACCGAGCTTCTCGTGGTGGGCGGCGGCGTGGCCGGAGCGTACGCTGCCCTCACGGCCCGCAGTTACGGCGCGGACGTGATCCTGGCCTGCAAGACACCTCTGACGGGTGGCTCGACCCGCTGGGCGCAGGGCGGCATTGCCGCGCCCCTGGCGCCAGGGGATGAAGACGCGCACGCGCAGGACACCCTCAAGGCGGGCCGGGGCCTGTGCGAACCGGACGCTGTACACGCCTTTGTGCGCGACGCGCGGTCCCACGTGGAGACCCTGCGTGACCTGGGGGTGGCATTCTCACCGCACGTGACGCTCGAAGGCGGCCACAGCCGCGCCCGCATCCGGCACACCGGGGACGCCACCGGCCACGCCATCAGCGCCGCGCTGAGTGGCGCCCTCCAGGCCGCCCGCAGCCCCGCGCTGACCCTGCTCGAGGGGGCGTTCGTGCGGAACCTGCGCGTGGCAGGGGGTGCGGTGGTGGGCGCCGACGTCCTCACCCGGAACGGACCGGTGCAGGTGCGGGCCGGCGCGGTGCTGCTGGCCACCGGAGGGTTCGGGCAGCTGTACCCGGTCACCACCGCGCCCCCTGAAGGTACCGGGGACGGCCTGGGCCTGGCCTGGCAGGCGGGCGCGGCGCTGCGGGACCTGGAGTTCGTGCAGTTTCACCCGACGGCGGTGGTGCACGACGGCACCGCCCACCTCGTCACCGAGGCCGCGCGGGGCGAGGGGGGGCAGCTGCTCAATGCCCGGGGCGAGCGGTTCATGCAGCGGTACGACCCGGCGCTGGAACTGGCGCCGCGGGACGTGGTGGCGCGCGCCATCGCTGCGGAAATCGCCGCCACGGGCCGCGTGGACCTGGACTTGCGGCACCTCGGCGCGACGTTCGTCCGCCAGCGCTTCCCGACCGTGACTGCGTCGCTGGCGCGGCTGGGCCTGGACCTGGGCCGCGATCTGATTCCGGTCCAGCCGGCCGTGCATTACACCATGGGGGGCGTGCAGACCGACGTGCAGGGCCGGACCACCGTTCCGGGCCTGTATGCGGCGGGTGAGGTCGCGTCGAGCGGACTGCACGGCGCGAACCGCCTGGCGAGCAACAGTCTGTCGGAGGGCCTGGTGTTCGGCGCCCGCGCCGCCCGCGCCGCCCTGTCTGTCCTGAAGGTCCCTCCGGCCTGCACGGACGGGCTGCCGGCCCCGGTGACAGATCCGGCGGCCCTCCCGGCACTGCGGGCGGTGGTGGCTCAGGCGGCGGGCC from Deinococcus taeanensis carries:
- a CDS encoding homoaconitate hydratase family protein → MKGMTAASPRPQTMAEKILTHRGTQTVYAGDLAVVEVDQVMVVDSIAQSFIERMQRDLNATPKYPERVSIVIDHVAPASTVSVAQAQKEAREYAARTGVRLFDVGRGICHQVLMEEGLARPGWIVLGSDSHSTTYGAVAAFGSGMGATDIALAAASGKTWLKVPDSVKVTFTGELRSGVSAKDVALEMIRRLGADGATYQSIEMHAGDRFTRGERMTLANLCVEAGAKAGLVVPGGEILTAYGYDVPAWVYPDEGATYVQAIEIDLTALNPRMSAPSEVDNVHDVADLREQLRDTPVDQVFIGTCTNGRIEDLHEAANVLRGHRVAPGTRLLVIPASSEVMEQAMADGTLLILQRAGAVLGTPGCGPCMGRHQGVLAPGEVCVSTSNRNFIGRMGDKDARIYLASPAVAAATAVMGRVSLPADVAAL
- a CDS encoding class I SAM-dependent methyltransferase, coding for MSDLRTPLSNPDRFLGRAGAYAAARPGYPPELGTWLRNDGLLGAGVADIGAGTGLFTRLLLHEGATVTAVEPNPEMRTHLAAAFPDEQAAGRLTVQAGTSEATGLPGASVNLITAAQAAHWFDPPRTVLEFRRVLRPGGQVLLVWNDWRGADTPFNRVYGEVVRAFTEQDAPPLATRVPEDQLPGLLPGGFQTRLFEQRNALSRERLHALAGSVSYLPAPDAPAFPALQAELDLAFDHHAERGKVTLTYVTHAFLGRLD
- a CDS encoding homoaconitate hydratase (catalyzes the formation of homoisocitrate from cis-homoaconitate) — protein: MPRIWKFGDSVNTDDILPGKFAPFMAGEDVFQTFAFHYIRPEFAAAVAPGDVLIGGRNWGLGSSREYAPQALKKLRIGAIVAPSFARIHYRNLLNLGIPAFEYDLTGLLQDGDEVSLDVNTGVLTYGGGTVQLPPPPEFLREALAEGSILAFFKKYGRFPGESA
- the nadB gene encoding L-aspartate oxidase, with amino-acid sequence MNRVETELLVVGGGVAGAYAALTARSYGADVILACKTPLTGGSTRWAQGGIAAPLAPGDEDAHAQDTLKAGRGLCEPDAVHAFVRDARSHVETLRDLGVAFSPHVTLEGGHSRARIRHTGDATGHAISAALSGALQAARSPALTLLEGAFVRNLRVAGGAVVGADVLTRNGPVQVRAGAVLLATGGFGQLYPVTTAPPEGTGDGLGLAWQAGAALRDLEFVQFHPTAVVHDGTAHLVTEAARGEGGQLLNARGERFMQRYDPALELAPRDVVARAIAAEIAATGRVDLDLRHLGATFVRQRFPTVTASLARLGLDLGRDLIPVQPAVHYTMGGVQTDVQGRTTVPGLYAAGEVASSGLHGANRLASNSLSEGLVFGARAARAALSVLKVPPACTDGLPAPVTDPAALPALRAVVAQAAGLQRNAAGLRAALAAWAWPAATTGCRAALEAGHLAVIGELLLRSALAREESRGGHHRTEHAWEGAVAAHSVLVPGVGGRIQSVPVSPAVLGFTA
- a CDS encoding B12-binding domain-containing radical SAM protein, giving the protein MSYWRTTMKPLLDAETGTITKQAPIRVTLAFPNRYSVGMASLGYQVIYRMFNQEEGVACERAFLPDDVEAFERTSQALPTVESGRDAGDCELFALSVSFELDLTNIIRTLDVAGMRPLREERDETDPLVMIGGPFTSSNPYPLTPFADIIVIGDGEQIVPVVSEALREATSREDFYDLIDGMPGIFLPARHTHEPKWATAPKELLPAYSQIVTPHSELSNMFLVEAQRGCPRPCTFCLARTMYGPNRNNQAQELLDVIPDWVEKVGLVGAALSDFPHTKFVGRTLTDRGVKLGVSSIRADTVDAELAEILKAGGLRTFTVASDAPSERLRRWLKKGITTEDLIKTAHISRDLGFKGVKVYMMIGLGPETDDDITELISFTKDLAKINRIALGISPFVPKRHTPHFADPFAGVQTIEKRMKRIQKELRTTAELRNVSAKWAWVESVIARGGPEVGLAAYRIYRNESIGAWKKALEDVGWSDEFEANTPSIGLPPGQYESRDVSAHAQGLAI
- the lysW gene encoding lysine biosynthesis protein LysW, giving the protein MPTVQFENPDTGATIELTNPELGELVIDDETGVEYEVVSIDPPRLEAAPQEAEDWGE
- a CDS encoding MIP/aquaporin family protein, which translates into the protein MSGPASRPHHTPPPLGRALAAEALGTFVLTAARTGAARLAETGLLPEPAAHALPPGLVILTLIFTLGDVSGAHFNPAVTLAFALRRAFLWARALPYLAAQVGGAVLAAALLTTFMPLPTPTERLPAGGAALLEIACTCLLVTVVLSTAHRNDTLKPVMGMIVGSTVALDHFVSHPVAAVSMNPARSFGPALLAGHLSGSWPHLLAPLGGALLAVGLVTLLRGRANTQECEAAQGKASSA